Genomic segment of Ranitomeya imitator isolate aRanImi1 chromosome 6, aRanImi1.pri, whole genome shotgun sequence:
catgcgttgtaagAATTCAGAAGTGTATATAAAGAGGTTGGGGGCACCATGGCCAGTGGAATACATACCAAGACCTATAGAATAACCAATAATAGGACACAGAGAAACAGGAGAGGCCATagaaatggggatcaccacacattCGGATATAGCAAAAATTGGACACAGCTTTATTTATGTAGAAATATACAAACACAAGGCAAaacacaaacatttaaaaacatttaaaaagggaaCACATTTATGCCCTATACAAACAGCCCCTGATAAGGCTAGAGCTTGCACATGACTCAGAGGTACAATCCAGACATAACCCACAATAAGGTGCCTATATAGACAGCATGGCAAAAATGGGGATGTAATATATAAACAGCCCATATACCTATAGATACAATGACGTTGTGGTAGCTTGAAAATACAATACATATATATCTAAAGAGGTATGTCAATAGTTCCATGCAGCACAATGCCAGATCCACGAGTGGTATGATGGACTATCAATGGAAAACCAAGATGTAATGCATGATAGAAAAACAGGACTGCTTATTACACTACAGGTAACACATGGTAAATCAACCTTACACCCAAATAGATCTGGGGACTAGAGAAGGGAATGTCAAAGCAACATGCCTGCCTCAAAGAATGACCCCATGTATTGCCATGAAGGAACCAAAGACCTCACAGAGTCAAGTGCGGGCAGTGCGGATAAGAATTCAAAAGCCTGCAGTCActttgagtgactgcagacttttatcgcAAAACTCTTATTTATAATATAAAGCCTTGTTgccaatcctaacagcgtgtaatataatcactgtcaggattcagatctgcttgctggttccagccatttcactcatatgcgattttcatgctTATGGTCATGTgagaacgagcttctcttcctgcttctttcaGTTTTCTACTGGACATTGACagaattaggaagagcagctagtcagcatgtgactaagttagggcagcacggtggctcaatgattggcactgtagccttgcaacgctggggtgctgggttcaaatcccaccaagggtcacttctgcaagcagtttgtatgttctctccgtgtttgcatgggattaatccgggttctctggtttcctcccactctccaaagacatactgatagggaatctatatTGTGGGCCGCATTTGGGACAGCGATGTCTGTAAAGTGTTAATAAGATAGCActctataagcaaagcataatatagAAATACATTAAGTGTGCAAATTGCCTATGTGCTTGGGGAGGGGGTGCCAAATGGAATTCTTGCCCGGGtgtcagaaaacctagatacatctCTGGTCTGACCAGCAGATCTTCAGGGAAAAACCTGAATCTTCAGCTCTTTTGTCATCAGTTCTGGGGTGAGTGATGTTGCTATTCATGTTGGTATAGGAAACTCAATAGTATCTGAAAGCTATAGTCGTGGTTTTGGTGGTAGCATGACCAATGGGAATTATACTTCACCAACTAGGAATTATATCGCTCTGTCAGTACATCAAACAGCATCTACTGCCCACATGAGGAAAGCATACTGGGCAGCAAAATATGCAAAGCTTcagctatcctccttctcctcattaTGATCTTTCTGTACCTAGTCCACATTCACAATCAGTGTCTTGTCATTGTCATCTACCCTGTCATCATCCTCATCTACTACTTTGTGTAATCTTCTTCGCCCTCCGTTGTCTTGTCTTTTAGCCTTTTGTGTGCCcaagaaaaattagaaaaatgcattCAGACATCCGTTTCTCTGAAAAATGAACTCCAATATGTCCATGTTCACCACAATTTTTGCTAAATTACCTGGAGTGCAATGTCTTTAGTGAAAAAAATCACAGGCACTCAGCTTCAGTGGAATTTATTGATCAAAGCCATTTCTGCTTTATGCTTTCACATGGAATAATGGTCTACACTTTGTAATTGACGTGCTGAAAGTTGCACTCCATAGTCAACAAGAGCAATTAAGGTTACAAACTATGTATTTTATGGTCTTTCTCATTAATATCACTATTTTGTATGGGGATGATGCACTACTGATAGCAGGCTCACTTTTTACTGGCGGTGAGGTGACACCTCCACACCAGGCTGTGCTTATATATTTCCTTCACATCCTCTAAAATGACCATATACCTATCCTTACCAGTAATAGGGTACAATGATGTATAAAATGTCACATAAGATGACATTTGAGAAAAATAGTCTGAAGACTAAGCAAATATAATGAATAGTGCAAATCCTATAGACTGATTCACGGTAAAACTCATTCTTTGCCAATTTCCTACATTTGACAGGTAAATTGCAAATGAAGTCCTGCTGCTGCTTaaatctctgtgttttttattattCAAAGTTCTTGAACTAGGAAAGCAGGAAAGCCATGGCTGAGCTAACAAGGCATTGTTGCTGGTTTTATTATCATGTCAAATTTATTCATTCAAATTTATCCGAAATGTACTGTATGTCAAACATGATAAACTTGTATAAATTTGTAATTCTATGAGTGTTTCAGTTTGTACAATCTTGTCCTATAGTGAGAGGCAAGGGCTAATGAGTTAAAAAATAGGTCCATATTCACTTGTAATCTGACTCGTGCAACCTTCTGATCACAAAATGAGTCCCACATAATTAAGAAACTTTGGCAAGGTAAAGACAGTATCTTATAGAAACATAAGACATCTAACAGCTGTAGATTGTCACCTGAAACTCTCTTTAAGCATGTCTGTATTATCAGGGGTTTCCTTATTGTCACCTGGATAAAGTGCTCTTGAATTGATCTTGTGCAACTTTCTGGATAATGTCTTCCTTTGGTTAAAAGCATTACTTGTTTATGGAAAAACTTTTGGAACACTTCATGGAATTTCTATATAAAATGTAGTTTTTCTATGGGATAAATCTGTGCTTAGTGCAAGATCAATACAAAATCTGAATTACAACAAAGTTTATTCAATATACTTAAAGGTTCTGTCTCATAGTCTCACACAAGCCCGACTCAGGGTTTTGCCTCATTGCTTTTTCTAGGGTATGGCTGGGTGTCCTAAACTagtttatatacagttgtgctcaaaaggttacataccccagcagaaattttgctttcttgcccttttttcagagaacatgaataacaccaaaaccttttctccactcatggttagtggttggtgaagccattgtcaaactactgtgttttatctttttaaatcataatgacaacccaaaatatctaaatgaccatgatcaaaagttcacaaaccccatttcttaataccgtgtattgcccaatctaacatcaatggcagcttgaagtcttttgtattAGTTGCGGATGAGGTTCTTTatcttctcagatggtaaagctgcccactcttctcggcaaaaagcctccagttcctgtaaattcctgggctgtctagcatgaactgcatgcttgagatctccccagagtggctcaatgacattgaggtaaggagactgaaatggccactccagaacatgcactttgttctgctgtattcAGAATTTCCAAAGCAGATTTCAATAATATAAAAGGATTAAACATAAATAACTCAGATGAGCGAATGAGGCAAAATTAAAATTCATCTGttcaagtgttttttttctggGAAATTAAATTTTGAGAAGTTTTCTCTTCAAATTTAATGTCCATTAGTAGGTTTCAGTATCTCTCCAGACCTCAGAGCATAGCAAAtgtaattagtaaaaaaaattataaaaattagtttatacttACCTGAACTCTCATCTTTCTGGCCCCTCACCAACACCCGTCATGTTGTCACTGCATCTTTTGATTCCTCGTCACTCGAGTTGGAATCTCCAGACATAGAATCTCCAAGATTTAGAGATGACCAGATGGGTGTCGATGAGTAGCTGAAGAGGTCAGTGATAGGGTGAGAATAACaattcttttttactttttacctTATGATGGTCGTTTATATTTCAGAAAAATGGCGACAAGTTAGTGGCGAATTACAAAAAATCTAAACTTGAAAAGATGTTGATTTTTATAAAATAAAATTTGATTAGTATTCAGTTCCAGTTGAATTTATTGACTCATCTCTAGCAAATAACTAAATTAGCTATCAATTAGCAAATAAAACAGCATATCAAACATGGTTTGCAACGCTTAAGCTTTGTTCATTTTATTTAATTtcaaagtgaaaataaaaaagaacatagaACAACATATGTGCTTATCACATTTAGCAATACTAAAATAATCTGTGATATAGTCACATTCATGAAGAAATATGGCACAATTAAAAGTTTAACAGACAATATAACACTTAATGTGTAGCTATTTATCTCACAATAGTGCCCAACTGCAAAAATTAACCTCATAAAATATGTTATAGATTTTTAAATTAATGTAAAACATATGGCCTAAATTGCACTACACAATATTAGCGATCATAATTTATCATGGTGAAATAATACTCTACTTTACTGAATTCTTTATGTGCTCTTAAAATTAATTTTCAAATTAATTATCAAATGAGCGCTGTTATGAATGCTCGTTCGCAATTATATGCTCATGTAAACATGCTCGTGATATCTCAACTAACAAGCCAAACACTTTTTGATGGGTGATCAGATCGTTTAAGACTGCATCTTTCTTGGCAGCACATCATGTCATTTACACAGGGGTTGTGCTGCTGACCATACAATGCTTTATAGCAACAGAATGATCGGGTTAATAATTGTTTTAACTCATGAGGTTTTGTTAGCCTCTATGAACAGGCCAGAATATTACTGTTAATAATCAATATCCAAGACGATTAGTAGTTGTATCCTAGACTGTTTCCATAGACTGCTCGTTAACAGGCCAAAATCATATTGTGTAAATGGTACTTAAGAATGCTACCATTTTGTGTCCATAGCTCTTATACAGACCTATGTGTTTCCATGGTTATTGGATACAAACAAATCATCTGTAGCTGATCCTGTAGAGACCTACAGtagaaaaaataagtatttgatacactaccaattttgcatgttttcccaATTTCAAAGAATGGAGATGTGTGTAATTTTAATCATATGTACACTTAAACTGTGACAGACAGAATCTTACAAAAAATCCAGAGAATACACTGTATGATGTTTACATAGTTAATTAGCATTTTAtcacatgaaataaatatttgaccccttaccaaccagcaagaattttggcTCTCACAGCACCTGTTAGTGTTTCTTTAAgaaccctcctactctgcactcattgcctatattaattgcacctgtatCAACTTGTTACCTGAATAAAAAACACCTATGCATACACTCACTCAATCATACACCAACCTCTCTACCATAaccaagactaaagagctgtctcaggacaccagggacaaaattgtagaccttcacaagtctgggatgggctacaggacaataggcaagctgcTTGGCGAGAAGGTAGAACTATTGGcagaattattagaaaatggaagacacacaagatgtcaatcttccttggtctgggactCCATGTGTCAccttgcctcgtggggtaaggattattctgagaaagatcagaacTATATCGGACAGTCTGATGAATGACATGAAAAAAGCTGGGTACACAGTCTCAGACGTTACTGTAAGTAGTACACTAtgatgtcatggattaaaatcctgcaggcacgccaagtccccctgctcatgccagcacatatcCTGGCCTATTTGAGAGAACTATCTGTATGATCCAAAGGAGGCATTCAAAAAGGTTATGTGGttaaatgagaccaaaatagaactttctggCATCAACTCCACACGCCGTGTTTGGAAGAAGAAGGATAAGTAAAACCCCAAGAACTCCCTCTAAATCATGAAGCATGGGGAGGGAAACATCATATtttggaggtgcttttctgcaaaggggacaggatgactgcaccgaattgaagagaggatggatgggttcatgtatcgcaagattttggccaacaatctccttcccCCAGTAAAAGCATTGAAGAAGGGTTGTGGCTGGGTTGTCCATCATGGcaaagacccaaaacacacagccaggtcaACTAAGTAGTGGCTCCTTCACAAGTATTTCAAGGTccaggagtgacctagccagtctacagacctgtaactaatagaaaatctttggagggagctgaaactcaatgttgccgagGAACaacccccgaaacctgaaagatctggggaagatctgtatggaggagtgggccaaaatccttgctgcagtGTGGGAAAACTaggtcaagaactgcaggaaaagtctgacctctgtaattgcaaacaaatatttctgtaccaaatattgagctctgtttttctattgtgtcaaatacttatttcatgccatAAAATGCAAAgtcattatgtaaaaatcatggaatttgactttctggatttttttaagattctgtctcgcaCAGTTGAAAtacacctacaataaaaattacagacctcttcattttttgtaggtgagaaaacttggaAATCGTTAGTGTATCATATACGGTACTTACTTTCTCCACTGTATGTGTTTCCTTACCAACCAACTTTGTAATGATGTTCTAGGGTCATGTGAACCTTTACTTTTAAAAGGTTTTAGGAGATATTTACAGAGGACCTGTCATGATCTCTGGCATTTCTGcatttgaaaaaaatatttagGAAACAAAAATAGTTATACAGCATATTTTTCTTAGAACTGTATTTTGTCTTACTTGTATTTTAAAAATCATTaataaatgtatgaataaattgacaattgAGTGATACCAGTAGAGATATGTACCTACAAACTCTGACAGTTTCACAATTGGTAGAGACACAGCCCATTGACAAGGAGATTGGCAATACCCACTTATCaatttattaataaatattttGAAGGAATAATACAGGTATACACAATGCTGTTACAAAAGAAGAATCAGAATTGTTATTTCATGGGAAGTATTTTCTGAAACTGTCATGTAGAAGAAAAGTAATTTCCTCTATAATTATTACTATTTAAAAACGTCCTTCATCTTTTATTTTAGATCCATTCAAGTAATACATTTTGTTAAAAAGATGGACATGGACTATAAAAACTTGAGCTTTTTACACTATCTTTGCCAGTGTCAAGTGAAGATAATCAGGGCCACTATCATGGCAGTATAGCAGGCACAGCTGTATTGGGGCCCATGCTTTCTGATAAAATATGGGGCCTAGCAAGTTTCCCTATATCTTAAAATACCTCCTTGCTGAAAGATTTCAGACTTCTTGCTGCAATGGTAGAGTATCAGTAGTGCCTGTAGGCCTCAGGAACCTGAAGGCAGCAGTATTGGATAGCACTAGCATAGACATTCAAAAAGCATCTGTGCTGGTGATGTCTATACTACACACTGCCCAGCAGTTGGCCTTCCCAAACAGTAGAGAATGTTGCAGAGTCCAAACAGCTAGAAGATCCTGTTCCTTACAAATCTAATTCCTGATACAGAGAGCAGAAGTGTCTTCATCCATGGAAGTCCTACTTAAGTCTGAGTGGGGAACGCGACAGAGGAGGAGGGGTGTGCTGGGCTGAGAGCAGGAGGCTAAGTTCTGCCTTCCACGCAAACTGCCATATGCTGTTTTTTAACTGCTAGACCCCTTCAAGTGCATGATGAAATCAACTATCCTGCATAAGTCAGTGTAtttgtattttttaatgttttatatgtgtgtgttatgttgtatatgttgtatatatgtGTTGCATATGTTTTTTGCATAAAATGAATGTACAATGTATGTAAGTGTAAAGCATGTAGGTGTGTGTATAGTGCTTATATATGTATAATACATGCTCAGACAAACACACATACATTctgtatatatatgcatatgtatatactgtatatatccactttccaggaaactgttcatgtaggaatgctcggaactCACACCtacaatgtggtggtgcaccatcttgggtgtcaggtcagaGCATTCCTACATGACCAGTTtcatggaaagtggattggtcgtcgtgggccagttgaatggccaccaaggtctcccaatctgacccccttagacttttatctttcgggtcatctgaaggcaattgtctatgctgtgaagataagagatgtgcagcatctgaaacaacggatactggaagtctgtgctagcatttcttctgtggtgttgctatcagtgtttcaagagtgggagaagagggttgcattgacaatccaacacaatgggcagcactttgaacacattttataagtggtcataaacttataCATaattcatgaaataataaagttacattaaagccaagcacgccattgtttttcttgtgaaattctcaataggtttgatgtgtcacatgaccctcttcccattgaaaaaaataaagttggatccaaaatggccaaattcaaaatggccgccatggtcaccacccatcttgaaaagttttccccctgccGTTTACTAATAttacacaaacaggaagttgatatcaccaaccatttccattttatttaggtgtatccatataaatagcccatcctgtatatattatataagcaagcaaaaataaattaaataaaatctCCATATAAGTtgcaatctttaaaaaaaaaaatggcacatcCTATCCACAAGGATAGGTGATAACTCCTAGATCAGGGGAAATACGACCTCCAAACCTCCCAACGTTCATGAAAACTGTGGACTTATGTACCTTGTTTGAACAGAGTGGAAGTGTGCATATTCATTGCAAAGATATTCATTTTCTGTACGACTGTCGGAAAAAGTAGTTCTTGGCTATCTCCAACAATCCCACATAGAAGGAATGGTGCGTGGGACGACCACATGTACTCTCTGCTCCATTCAAATGGGGTACCGAAGTCCCCTGCATCATGAAATTTGGTCCTCTAAGGGGGATGTGCGTTACAATTTcttgttgatttttttttgtgcttttagaGAAGTGTTTTGTGTTTTACTGGTGTAATAGTTTGGTATTATGCAAGTACGtgttttgtgggacactctggcatTAGTGTAGATcattgtttcccaaactccagtcctcacggatcccacaggtcatgttctcaggatttccttagtattgcacaggtggtggaagtttCATCAAACCCTCAGGAATTCTCCCACCTGTGcatcactatggaaatcctgaaaacatgacctgtggggacAGTGAGGACTGGAGCTTGGGAACACTGGTGTAGATGGAAGATTAGTGTTGTGGCGCTGCTGGGGGTGTTTTATGCTGCCTTGTGGTGAGTAGTTGCCGAAGTGGGGCCCTGATTATTGAACTGTATGAGACCCAATATTTTCCAATGGCTTTGCTGATAGCAGTTAATAAATATTCATAGAATTGTATTAATGGATTCCTGAGTTTTCTATTATGGTTATGTATCTTTATCAGCAGATACAGAAATGGAAAATACAACAATACAGCCGTAGTAAGGATGTAGGAATCAATAATCCGATGCAAAACTGTTTTTCCAAAGAATGTAAATGTTTTCCTAGAAAATATCTGTACATTAAAGATATTTTAACCATTATCTAAAATAATATTAAGAATGTCACatataaaaaaaacctttttttgtcAATTATCTATCCTTAAATTATTTATCTTAAAACTATTGTTCAATTTTCCAGATAAATACTTTTCACAGCAAAAGTTAACATTAGACAAGTTTTTTCAACATGGTTGCATCTGTTTTACTTCCCAATAAAGTCAGTGTGTCCCGTAGGAGTCTATTCAAATGGCTGAGCATGCTTTCGCTATGCTTGTTAGGCTTCCCATAGACTTTTATAGGTTTTAAGGGAATTTGTTATGGCCGATAAAGTGATTATCCTGCAGGCATAagtgctgtgagcggtgactgaaactgCTCCTGAATGACTGAAAGACGACAGCTCTCGGgacaaataaagttaattttcttccgGGTTCAGCATTTTCAGTACAGTGGTTGGGCACCTTGATAGTACTATAACATGCAGAAgagccctatatctgcaggttaatactaCTAATGGACCTGGCCGGTTCCCTTTAATTGGCTTCTATAGAACCTACAGAAGTCTAGTTTGAACAGTTACTGGCTGTTACTGAACATTCTTGTCCATATATATTTTCCCTTCACAAAATTAGTAGTGTTATCAGCAGTAAAAAACAAAACTAAACATGAAAGTCTGTTCTATGAGAAAGTTCTTTAGCTTTCATTCCACAATATTTGCTAAGGACTCACAAAGAGACGCACAATGCACATCCTGTTAGAATACTCTACTTTAAGACAATGTTTAATATTAACATCTGTTGCGCAGTCATCCACTCAGAGTCTTTGTATCCTCTTGTTAAAAGAGATCTGGCTGATAAGGGATTTGAACTAGCAGGAAGCGGCACAGCCCTGAAGATCCAGCTGCACATAAAGGGGAGTAAGCAGAATGAAGTCACTCCAGAGTGACAGACCAAGTACAGTATGTTCTAGGCATTCTGAAGAACAACAGTAAGAACAAAAAACCTACACATTTGGAAATCATTTTTCTGCCCTGTATATGTTTAAATAGCAAAAATGCAATTGATCAGATTCAGGACACATGACATAGTCTACACATTTGATTTGTAGTTTATGATCCTGCTTTCCTTTACTACTGCACTTTGCTGGTCACAGCACTGTCCAAATCCCAAGAAACTTGGTTTATCCAAAAATATCACCTCCTTTACTGCACCAAACCACTAAACTGATCATTGCTGCTGTCAAGAAGACAGGAATTAAAATTAGAGCTGTGAGAATATCATCCGGAGGATCTTCCCATATTACTGTGTCTGAAGTACAGTTTGAGAAATATTTGGCATGTATTCCAATGATAAATCTTTCTGCCAAATTGTTTGGCCAAAAGCAGTTTCCACTTCTAGCTGTATGTTCGGCACAATTTGAAAGTGTCTCATAATACCTgtgaaaaaaatagagaaaaatagATTAGTTAAATAGTTAGCAAATATTCTctcaaataatataataataatataaacagAACACTATTCAATTTCAAGCTACTGCTCATTAGCTGTGGAAGTTCGGGGCCCCTTCCATTTAATTCCTTCAAGAAAGCGGCACATAAAACAAAACCACTTCAGAAGTTGTTTTGCAAATATATA
This window contains:
- the RAMP3 gene encoding receptor activity-modifying protein 3 codes for the protein MLTVLGIGMDRHVLSLLQLFVSVVCGGLQKPVHNCNESFVIESLPDCGYLFEMLMMNVDSSQWCNLTKVIMYYETLSNCAEHTARSGNCFWPNNLAERFIIGIHAKYFSNCTSDTVIWEDPPDDILTALILIPVFLTAAMISLVVWCSKGGDIFG